A window of Oncorhynchus keta strain PuntledgeMale-10-30-2019 chromosome 27, Oket_V2, whole genome shotgun sequence contains these coding sequences:
- the LOC118359428 gene encoding uncharacterized protein LOC118359428, whose product MTLLVPTHIQCKTKVKCLCVMVFLSLPLTMGDPGPCRHSITRDHLLTIRHLIDNQLQSGCSITYTFIEQRSLNKCCYVKAAMPWILELLTGHFRYTRGSDNHSYVLSLTGLIHNIYSQRCVPQINEELEDDPVSFGMSFSSSPSEALGRVQDVLSVYWELVTTMDSPVDWSCEREYTDTAEPPTALPTALSLTTVSTLWDSEKAPQTSLDGDQDRDLYKFGFMVIAPSVCGGLLFIFTLYCLITHKMSYSTDHHTSLGYQNSSLHTDIQDIEMQVE is encoded by the exons ATGACCCTCCTCGTGCCAACCCACATTCAGTGCAAAACCAAG GtaaagtgtctgtgtgtgatggtgtTCTTGAGTCTCCCCTTGACCATGGGAGACCCTGGTCCGTGCAGACACTCCATCACCAGAGATCACCTGCTGACCATAAGACACCTG ATAGATAACCAGTTGCAGAGTGGATGCTCAATAACCTACACATTTATTGAGCAGAGAAGTTTG AATAAATGCTGCTATGTAAAAGCTGCCATGCCCTGGATCTTGGAACTCCTGACCGGACACTTCAGATACACTCGGGGATCAGACAACCACAGCTACGTGTTGTCGCTGACCGGTCTCATCCACAACATTTACTCCCAGAGATGTGTACCACAGATCAATGAGGAGCTGGAG GACGACCCAGTGAGTTTTGGAATGTCATTCAGCAGTTCTCCGTCTGAGGCCCTGGGGAGGGTCCAGGATGTCCTGTCTGTGTACTGGGAGCTGGTGACCACCATGGACTCACCAGTAGACTGGAGCTGTGAGAGGGAGTACACAGACACTGCAGAGCCTCCCACAGCCCTCCCTACAGCACTCTCTCTGACTACAG tcagcACCCTTTGGGACTCAGAGAAAGCCCCTCAGACTAGTCTAGATGGAGACCAAGATAGAGACCTGTACAAGTTTGGTTTCATGGTCATAGCTCCATCAGTCTGTGGAGGATTGCTGTTCATATTCACTCTCTATTGCCTCATCACACACAAG ATGTCCTACAGTACTGACCATCACACATCACTAGGGTACCAAAATTCAAG TTTGCATACAGATATTCAGGACATAGAGATGCAGGTGGAATAA